The proteins below come from a single Ruegeria sp. THAF33 genomic window:
- a CDS encoding GNAT family N-acetyltransferase, producing MLLGRRKLKLETARLSLRPPVHSDFNDWAALRRASKDYLTPWEPIWAKDHLSRKSFTNRVYWAQRSVAAGTAIPLFLFRREDDVLVGAITLDNIRRGPAQAGTLGYWTGQAFARQGYMREAIGAMVHHAFTRLDLSRIEAACLPENRASRGLLESSAFKYEGVAQSYLQINGRWRTHVLYASLRSDRRGKTDAG from the coding sequence ATGCTGTTGGGCAGACGCAAGCTGAAACTCGAGACTGCGCGGCTCAGCCTGCGCCCGCCAGTACATTCGGACTTCAACGATTGGGCTGCGTTGCGGCGCGCCTCGAAAGACTATCTGACACCTTGGGAACCGATCTGGGCCAAGGACCACCTGAGCCGCAAATCCTTTACAAACCGTGTGTATTGGGCACAACGTTCTGTAGCGGCCGGGACGGCAATCCCGCTTTTTCTGTTTCGCCGCGAGGATGACGTGTTGGTTGGGGCCATCACGCTGGACAACATTCGGCGCGGTCCCGCGCAGGCGGGCACATTGGGGTACTGGACCGGTCAGGCTTTTGCCCGACAAGGGTATATGCGTGAAGCCATCGGCGCGATGGTTCACCATGCCTTTACCCGTTTGGACCTGAGCCGGATTGAAGCCGCCTGCCTGCCGGAAAACCGGGCGTCGCGCGGGTTGCTGGAAAGTTCGGCCTTCAAGTACGAGGGCGTGGCGCAGTCGTATTTGCAAATCAACGGGCGGTGGCGGACGCATGTTCTGTATGCCAGCCTGCGGTCTGACCGACGCGGAAAGACCGACGCGGGATAG
- a CDS encoding pitrilysin family protein, which produces MTVRQDQLKNGFRIVSEHMPGLQSAAIGIWVTAGGRHERIEQNGIAHFLEHMAFKGTERRSALQIAEAIEDVGGYINAYTSREVTAYYARVLKDDVALAMDVIGDIVLNPVFDPREIEVERGVILQEIGQAYDTPDDVIFDWLQEQSYHDQPLGRTILGPSERVSAFSREDLSGFVAEHYGPDQMILSAAGAVDHDQLMKMAEEMFGHLQPRTGLIAEPARFTGGEARQEKVLEQAHFALALESPGYRDDAIYTAQIYSTALGGGMSSRLFQEVRESRGLCYTIFAQTGAYADTGTTTIYAGTSAEQVAELATITIDEMKRAAEDMTTEEVARARAQMKAGMLMGLESPSNRAERLARLVQIWGRVPSLEDTVARIDAVSTEDVRVFAEQMAVNAPAALALYGPVSGAPTLAELQERRAA; this is translated from the coding sequence GTGACTGTCAGACAAGACCAACTGAAGAACGGCTTTCGTATCGTCAGTGAACACATGCCGGGGCTGCAATCTGCGGCCATCGGCATCTGGGTAACCGCCGGTGGGCGGCATGAGCGGATCGAACAGAACGGCATCGCGCATTTCCTTGAGCATATGGCGTTCAAGGGAACCGAGCGACGTTCGGCGCTGCAAATCGCCGAGGCGATCGAGGATGTGGGCGGGTATATCAACGCCTATACCTCGCGCGAGGTAACGGCCTATTACGCGCGCGTTCTGAAGGACGACGTGGCGCTGGCGATGGACGTGATCGGCGATATCGTTCTGAACCCGGTTTTCGATCCGCGCGAAATCGAGGTTGAGCGCGGCGTGATCCTTCAGGAGATCGGCCAGGCCTATGACACGCCGGACGATGTGATCTTTGACTGGTTGCAGGAGCAGAGCTATCACGACCAGCCTTTGGGCCGCACCATTCTGGGACCATCCGAGCGGGTCAGTGCGTTCTCGCGCGAGGATCTGTCGGGGTTCGTGGCCGAGCATTATGGCCCCGATCAGATGATCCTGTCCGCTGCCGGTGCCGTGGATCACGATCAGCTGATGAAAATGGCCGAAGAGATGTTCGGTCATCTGCAACCACGCACCGGGCTGATCGCCGAGCCTGCGCGTTTTACCGGTGGTGAAGCGCGGCAGGAAAAAGTGCTGGAGCAGGCCCATTTCGCACTTGCGCTGGAAAGCCCGGGCTATCGCGACGATGCGATCTATACGGCGCAGATCTATTCCACCGCTTTGGGTGGCGGCATGTCTTCGCGGTTGTTCCAGGAGGTGCGCGAGTCGCGCGGGCTGTGCTATACGATCTTTGCCCAGACCGGTGCCTATGCCGATACCGGTACGACGACGATCTACGCCGGTACCTCGGCAGAACAGGTGGCAGAGCTTGCCACCATCACCATCGACGAAATGAAGCGCGCGGCAGAGGACATGACCACGGAAGAGGTTGCCCGTGCCCGTGCGCAGATGAAAGCCGGGATGTTGATGGGGCTGGAAAGCCCGTCAAACCGGGCCGAACGCTTGGCGCGGCTGGTTCAGATCTGGGGGCGGGTCCCGTCTCTGGAAGATACGGTGGCCCGGATTGATGCGGTCAGCACCGAAGATGTGCGCGTATTTGCCGAGCAGATGGCCGTAAACGCACCTGCCGCTTTGGCGCTGTACGGGCCGGTTTCGGGGGCGCCGACATTGGCCGAACTACAGGAGAGGCGGGCGGCGTGA